The Gloeocapsopsis sp. IPPAS B-1203 region AATAGCGATCGCTATCCGGCGACGTAACACTTGTAAAAGCGTAGTAAGACTAGCTGGCAAAGGCGCGATCGCCTCAATTGCTTCTCCAGTAACAGGATGCTGTAACCTCAGTTTCCAAGCATGGAGTGCTTGTCCAGGAAGATTGACACCAACTGAATGACCAGAACTATAAACAGGATCTCCGACAATTGGATGACCAATAGCAGCACAATGAACGCGAATTTGATGCGTACGTCCTGTTTCTAGCTGAAAGTGCATCAAGGTATAGTTACCTAATCTTTCTTGAACCTGCCAGTGAGTAACAGCAGAACGTCCTCCCTTCTCTGTAGAAACAACAGCCATTTTTTTACGGTCTACTGGATGACGACCGATAGGAAGGTCAACTGTACCGCTTTCAGTTTTAGGAACGCCATAGACAACGCCTAGATATTCCCTATGGGCAGTTTTCGCTTTGAGTTGTGCCTGGAGATGTTGTTGCGCAAAATCCGTTTTGGCGACCGCGATCGCACCCGTCGTATCTTTATCCAAGCGATGCACAATTCCAGGGCGCTGTACGCCACCAATACCAGGTAAGTTAGGGCAGTGTGCGAGTAAGGCATTGACTAATGTACCTCCAGCATGACCTGGTGCTGGATGAACGACTAACCCTGCTGGTTTGTTAATAATCAACACAGAGTCATCTTCATAAAGAATATCCAGGGGAATATTTTCTGGTTGTAAATCTAGCGGTTGCGCTTCAGGAATTTTAATTGTGATGCGATCGCCTGGTTTTACAGTAACTTTTTTGGACGTACAAACTTGATCGTTAACTTGTACTTGTCCTTGTTCAATCAAATTTTGGATACGCGATCGCGATAAATCAGGTAATTCTTGTGCCAAATAACGGTCAAGGCGATCGCTTTGTGCTTGTACTTGAATATTTATTGTCAATTCAGAATCAACTCAACAAAAATCATCAATTTATATTCTGGCTAATATAAATTCTGTTTGGAAAATGAACTATATTAAACTTCAAGCTTGCCGAATACATTTTTAGAGTGATGAGTCAAAGTAAATGGACAGTTCTGTACAATAAGCTGTTATGTTTCTTTATTTCTAAGTTATGACAGTACAAACAGTTTATATGTGAGAAGTTCAGCATTAGGTTAGTTTTAATTGTTACAACGATGCGTATTCTATGAACTTCGACCAAGCTAATTTTGAAGTGCGGTGTGAGTGGGGTAAACAAGGAGTTTTACAATTAGCTCCTATTAGTGATGTCATTATTGTTGTGGATGTTCTCTCATTCTCGACTTGCGTTGACATTGCTAACAGCCAGGGAGCGATCGTCTATCCCTACCAGTGGAGAGATGAATCTGCACAAATATTTGCTCAGTCCGTTGATGCGGAATTAGCAGAAAAGCGCGGCGGCGGTCGTTATTCATTATCCCCAGCATCGTTAATGGCAATTAGCAAAGAGGCGCGGTTAGTGCTTCCCTCTCCCAACGGTTCATCTTTAAGCTTGACAGCAGAAGCAACTCCGACTTTAACTGGATGTTTAAGAAATTATCGAGCTGTTGCATTAGCAGCCATGAGTTATGGACAGCGGATTGCCGTTGTACCAGCAGGTGAACAATGGAGTGATGGTAGCCTTCGTCCGTCCTTTGAGGACATGATTGGAGCAGGTGCAATCATCAGTCATCTTAGCGGTAGTCTGTCACCAGAGGCGCAAGCCGCAACTACAGCATATCAAAACTTTCAACACAGTCTAGAGTGTCTAATCAAGCAATGTGGCTCTGGCAAAGAACTGATTGAGCGAGGTTTTGAGCAGGATATTGAGTTAGCAGCAAAGTTAAATGTCAGCGATTGTGTTCCTACATTGGTTGGCAGAGCTTATATCAATCTCGCAAGATGATAACCTCAATGCAACTGAAAGGTAATGCTATGTAAGCTAAACTTCAAATTGGGCGACAGCTAGATAAAATCTCATGCACCTTTACAACATTACCAATTACAGCGATCGCCGGTGCGCTGAATTTCG contains the following coding sequences:
- a CDS encoding RluA family pseudouridine synthase, with the translated sequence MTINIQVQAQSDRLDRYLAQELPDLSRSRIQNLIEQGQVQVNDQVCTSKKVTVKPGDRITIKIPEAQPLDLQPENIPLDILYEDDSVLIINKPAGLVVHPAPGHAGGTLVNALLAHCPNLPGIGGVQRPGIVHRLDKDTTGAIAVAKTDFAQQHLQAQLKAKTAHREYLGVVYGVPKTESGTVDLPIGRHPVDRKKMAVVSTEKGGRSAVTHWQVQERLGNYTLMHFQLETGRTHQIRVHCAAIGHPIVGDPVYSSGHSVGVNLPGQALHAWKLRLQHPVTGEAIEAIAPLPASLTTLLQVLRRRIAIAICHTSVS
- a CDS encoding 2-phosphosulfolactate phosphatase, with protein sequence MNFDQANFEVRCEWGKQGVLQLAPISDVIIVVDVLSFSTCVDIANSQGAIVYPYQWRDESAQIFAQSVDAELAEKRGGGRYSLSPASLMAISKEARLVLPSPNGSSLSLTAEATPTLTGCLRNYRAVALAAMSYGQRIAVVPAGEQWSDGSLRPSFEDMIGAGAIISHLSGSLSPEAQAATTAYQNFQHSLECLIKQCGSGKELIERGFEQDIELAAKLNVSDCVPTLVGRAYINLAR